AAAAATATTAAGCAGATTAATAGATGATGAGAACCAATTATTAGTGGCAGCCTGAATGACAATTATGTTTAATTTGGATCACACCTCCAACTTCAAACCAGAACTTCTCCCCTTTCTCAATCAGAGCATCATGGTTTGATGTGCACTTgataattaatacattaaagtTATGTCATGCTATTTTGGAAAGGGAGATGTTCCTTTAAAAACATACTTGTGTTCTTTCAGTTGAGCAGCTAATAACCCATCTTTTCATTAGTAGGagattcctttttttcccaaagATGCCAGACAAATCAAAAAGTTGGAGAATTGCGCCACCTATAGATACAAAGTTGCCCCACCAATCCTTTAAATATTAGGTTTCTCTTGGGCACCCCTCAAGAGATCAACTGAACATTTGATGAATGGTTTAAGTcaagggtgtccaaacttttttcactgagggccatattcagaaaaacaaacgaAGGTCTGGGCTACTCACTCGAGATGAGGTAtgttgcctcataagttaagttataagttagcataatcaatcaaatgtaggtaaattagcGTTAATAactgaatatgctttaagaaataAACAGCCTGCTTCACAGCTCTCAATAGGGTTTCAATTATTTCAAGtattggcagctcatcccttaaaataGAAGCTTCAGATTTCTTATAAGAAGGGGAAATATCAATggtatatttcaagctggttatgcaaatacgtttttttttataaactaagatttgttacAAATTTTTTTAACTTGAATTTCTTTGTAAAGTGGGCTctttaacacatgaataatactatgttctgtttacatttaagtagtacaatataagacaagcacgAGTTTCATGATAGGGACATAtcccattatacttttagaatttgttgagggccaattaaaaatgtcCAACGGGCTGCTTTTGgtccccgggccgtagtttaGACACGCCTGGTTTAAGTCAACAACTTCAATGTTTCTTATTTACTAGAAGTAATTCAgtgacaaaaatataaaatggctATATCTCTGACCACAAGTTTCACTTCCTCCAGTTTTATCTCTAAACTCACAACAcagatgtgctttttttttttccttaaagcaaaTTTGAACAACATGTCTGGTCCAATAACCTCATAAAGGGCTGACTTATCATTAGatttataattaaattaaataagcaTAATAAAGTATTGAAGCTATGTTAAAGAGATGTATATATCTAACAAAGTGGAAACAATCATGAATTTCTACAAAATTGGCCTATATTATGTTGAAATGATATGGATAATgtatcagtggtggaaagtaacatGGTGTACTCAAGGATAATTTTAGAAACATGTACTTGACTTGATTATATACATGTTATGCCACTTTGCTCTTTTAGATGCATTACATATTGCCACCGTACTTAAATTACTGTTTACTTTGCAGATTATTATATGATGCAATTTTATTAGATGAACAATGCAattatatgttaaaaaaaacatgcctaAAGCTAGCTCAAATTCATCCAGCTACAGAATAAAACTGctcaataaagaaaatgatattGACATATTAGGGCATTAGTGATAAGAAATCTAATTCTATAATAGGCAATAAAAAGACTACTCTTACTAAAATGAATGGTGTGTTTATTAATTTACACAcgttttattactttattagAGGATATTATAGTAGactgtattgtgttttaaaatgtatttaacagcTCGTGAGTTTTTAAAACAGGTAAAGAGCGTCCCCTAGTGTCGCTGAAACACAAGTCCAGCTCACCAAAGCACCGGCAAAGGGACGTGTTGTTGTCACATAACACCGCTGGTCAGGAAAGGAGACGGATACCTTCTCGGTCTCTACATTTAGATGTCTAACCTGCACCAACAACTCCTTTGCTGTCCACCGGAGAAAACTAAAATCTTCCCAGGAAGCAGACACTTCAGCGGTGTAACAAACAGAGATGGCCTCGGTGAAAAAAGACGACAGACTGACGAGTTCCCAGAGCTTAATGTGCGTCGGTTTCGCCGGGTTTTTCAGTAAAACCGTCACGTCGCCCTTGGAGGTGGTTAGAATTAAAAGTCAGGTGGGCACTTTTCACTGTAAGAGGGGTTTCCTGCATAGCTTCCTCTTAATCTACCAGAATGAGGGACTTCGAGGATTTTGGAAAGGAAACCTCGCCTCTTGTCTACGGTTGGTCCCCTACACTGCAGTTCACCTCACAACATACAAAAAGTAAGTACAGTGAACTATACATCGTTTAATCTCCAAGTTTATGGACTTAAAACGTAtcttgtgggtgtgtgtgtttctttgttttgttttgtccttATGCTAAATTAGCTTGGTCAGCTGACGTTGCAAGTTTGAGTGGAAAGAGCGTcgcaaaaagaaaaggagaacaCATCTTAACTACCGGAGAAGAATAAGTGATCATTGGGTtgattattaatgtttttacaCGATAAAATAACTGATAGGGGTTCGTTTAAAAAGTCAGTTTACTTCTGTTCGTGAAGCTAAAgatgtacttcctgttttacCGCACCTTCCcgtttcagccaatcagaaggcTGTATTTGCTCATTCGAtactgaagtgttttggttCCCTGGACGTACCCTTACAGGCTTGATGTTTTCCTAGAGTCTACTCCATAATGTAacgtttatttgtatttaatgttgtagttGAAGCCAGTAACTATTGTCTGCTGATTTATTTGCTTGATTCTTGATTATATATACAATTTGGTCTTTGAAATTATAGAGAATGGCAAAAAAAAGTTCCCGAATACacattcagatgtttttttgtacCCTGCTACGTGGATACTACAGAGGCCATATcacaatttaaataatatttccaTTGATTGTTTAGCCACTACTACTACAAGTCAAGTCAGTGTTGGCCTTTTTTGGTTTTATACATGGTTTATTGATTTAACAGTAACAGTTCCTTCATAATGAAAGTGTGTTAGTTGGATTACTTACcatgaaaatatattcatacaTAATTATCGAGGGTTAATAATTGCTGAGGGAAAGGACTACAGTATGTATTCCCCTTATGAAAGGAAATGTTGCCTGTGAGGCTAATTTATGGGCAAAAACACCCCTTTATTCCGTCGGGTTACTACCAGACAAAACGTACCACAATGCCTATTTCATGTCTGGTATAAAGTCTGTACATGTGCAGGGCAGTCATAAATGTTTATGCCTGTAGTGGAGCTGCCACAGTCTGTATGTTCCCTCTAACTCTACAGGTCACGTGTGCGTTTAAACCTACGCACAACTGCCTCTTGACGTGGCAAACCACTGGACCACTGTCTACTGTACATTTTGTTCCAGGAGAAGAAAACCTTTtcctcttttacacacacacacacacacacacacacacacacacacacacacacacacacacacacacacacacacacacacacacacacacacacagttgtaaaTATGTAGTGATTGAGGGTGCAtcctttaaacttttttaaattcaccacaCGAGATGCCAGACTTATTTACTATTTCTATTAGACTACAGTAACAGTAAATTACACACACAATAATGCGCTTTCTGATGAAGCAATCTGTACAATGTCCTTTAATTGTCCTTCCTCTGTGTCCAGGTTAGTCCACCTTCACATGGATGAACTGGGCTTCATCTCTCAGTGGAGAGCCATATTGGCTGGTGGACTGGCTGGTGCTGTTGCTGCGCTGACCACGTACCCTCTGGAGGTGGCAGAAACCCGGCTCATCGCTCAAAACTGCAGACAACCTGTGTACATGGGCGTAGTTCATACTATCTCAAAGATCTACAGGAATGAGGGGCTGCTTGCGCTCTACAGGGGCTTTTCCCTCACTTTACTGGGTGTGTTTGCAATCATGTGGCTCTGGAGGTCCAAAATATTTAGTATGCACTTTTTATTAAAGGCATTCCTGTTCCTCCTGCCTTCTGTAACTTAgtgtacatttcatttgtctACAGGTGCTATTCCCTTTTCTATCGGATGCTATGCAGTCCACATGAACTTGGATCAGCTCTGGCAGGAGCCTCCTTTTCGCTTCACCCCCCTCCAGAACTTCATTAATGGCTGCCTTGCAGCGGGAGTGGCTCAAACCCTTTCTTACCCTTTTGAAACTGTAAAGCGGAAGATGCAGGTAACTTGCCATCAGAGCACTCACTTTCTGCACGTaggttttgttttaaaggagaACTGAAACAgacctttaaaaaagaagaacctGTTTATAGTATAGCAGGTGTAGTACACTGGCTGTATTACCACTTTAAGTCCACAAGGGGGCACTGGGCATATGCCAACATGTAGTTTAGCCTTTCTTGTTCTCTCAAGCAAGTTTAAATTCTTGTGTCAAAATAGTGTTGGCAGTAATGTTTTCTCATATTGACCTTCAGAATAATTTGACCAATGGCTATTTGTGGAGGACATTTTCCATAAGTGTTTCAAGAAACAGGAAGAGACATTAGTTTGCAACGCTTTCCCCTGAAATCATGTTTGAGATGCCTCCTGCGTGTTAGGGAGGACACATGGGGAACAATGGCGCTGCAAAGGACGGAATACTACATCCGGTTTTATCCACCTATTATTAGCCACCACAAGGTTTCAACAGCAGCTGAGAATTTGATTTTGTGGCTGGTCTGCAGTAGCTGTAGATACGTTCTCTAAAAATAGTCAGTCGCTATCAGACAGCAGGCAAAGTGAGAGTTGTTTATGTTGAGTTCATTAAAACATCACCACCATGTCACCTCACCATAAAGAACAATGTTACATAATGATTTAACTTGTCTATGTCTCAGAGTTAAAcattaaaagtgaagcagagatTAGTTGATGGGAAGACAGCTGAGGATGTTTGCAGAAGCTTAGAGAAGCCGAGTATTGTTTAACTCGCTGGTTAGCTTAAAGTGTCCTTCACCAATTAAGATGTTTGAACGGTCTAATGGTGGCGTGTTTCCTTTGATAACCTTGAGTCTACTATAATTACTTTTCCCCTATCACATGAGAGTAAAACTCGGCACACAAAATACAGAGGGTGACCCTCTCATTTCAAGTCCTTCAAcatactgttattttttttactttttcatagtgtttcttattttacttaaaaatatgtatattcaGCTGAGTTTTTTAGGTAATTTCTATATAAGTTTAAATAAGAAGTTGCTTTAGACAATAGATGCCTTCctgaacaaaaaacacacacactttttggaAATGTGGAAGCCTTTTGTAAAGTACAGATTTGATTTGTAGAGGCAGGGTTTCATTTGGgtatttagtttgaaaatgtgtttaaaagttgtaaaaagaaatgacttgaaatgaaatatacCGCCCCATAAATTGACTAAATTATAGGCAATTCTTTATAGAGCAGAAGTGACAGCTTCATTAATTCCTTCATTGCACTTCTTATTAGCAACACAGCTGTTATGCATGTAAATAACTTCGATTCTCGATTCTGTCACAAGATGGCAACAGTTTCTAtcagtttttctttcacttgACATTTTAGGTTATTacttcacaaacacatcatgACATTTCGCTGctgttcattttctcttttcattctcTTCTCAGGCGCAGAGTGCCCGCCTTCCCCATTTTGGAGGAGTCGACGTCCATTTCAGTGGAATGATGGACTGTTTCATACAGGTTGTAAAAAACAAGGGCGTCCTCTCACTGTGGAACGGCCTTACAGCCAACACAATAAAGGTATCCTTTCacttatatattcatattatttatatctCAAACATATTTTACTCTCTATAAATCATCTGATATGAACTCAAATGACTGCACGTGCTCAGGAACATGAGTTACTTTATGACGGGGAGAGAATTGTGACCCATGGCACACGTAAAACGGAGAGTAATGACGGGTGAGGGTGGGGCATGGAAAGCAGTGTTAAGTTAGTGTTTCATAGCATGAATATCCCAAGCAAGGTGGACAAAGTCTGTCCCTGGAACAGCACGCTCCACTCTCCTATTTCAGCTGCTAATGTCATAATAGTTGGAAGGTGTTTTACAAATGTAAGGATTAATCATGAGCcgcttctttcacaatttgtcaagctgaataaaaacaagtagAATGCACATTAAGCACATCTTAAATCACATTCAAACCACCGCATAACACTCATTCATCATTTGATTATCAGTTACTCACCAGTTATTATATTAAACTATTTTGTCTTGCATACCTGAATAGACTGAATTTTGACAACCACAAGTCGTTCAAAACAACACTCATTTTACTAGTGCAGTATGATCCAAGTTCATTTGTTGAACATTGTTGAACACATGAAAGTTTTAAAACAATCTTATTCAAAACAGAGCGTAAATTGTCTCGCAGGTGTGTTACTTTTCTGTGTGAATTAAAGAGTTTTGGGGTTTTAGCGAAAATTCATGTGTTTGGGAGTTAGTGAGCAAATGACTGGATGAATAAAAATTCTATTTTACTGCACAAGTGGTGTGAGAGTTTGTAAGCTCACCCTTTTTATATGGTTTTACTGTTCTAAACGCTGCCCCAATTTAGTTTAATTCGTCAACATTTTCCAGGTatttttcattctttgtttACCGTTGTGAGAAAAATTCATTTTCCTTCATAATATCAAGGTAACATGGGGGGAGTAATGGATATACAAATTaacattttgagttttaaatattcatttaatcACATGAACTGATGGCATTACACTTAAAGAAATTTCTCTGACTCCCACCTCTTATCATTCCTCCAGATTGTTCCCTACTTTGGCCTTCTTTTCACCTGCTTCGAGATGTGTAAGCAGGTTTCCCTTTACCGCAATGGATACATCGTCTCACCCCTGAGCTACAAACTTGCCCCGGGAGTCGACCAAAGCCTCGGGCCGTACGAGCTGGAGGAGGCAAAGCGCTACTTGAAAAACAGGAACTTTGAGTCAGGGGAGTCGTCGTTAGGAAAATGCTGGTGAAACTTGACCCGAGAAGATCTCTTGTAAACACAAAGTTGACTGCTGACCAGCTAAACAAAATACTATTCTTCATAGGAGGAGTTAATATGCATTTGTATTATGTCCTGTTAGCAACTGACTACCTCTTTCATTGACATTATTCTATCCGATagtattatttgaataattgacATCCTTTTTGTCTTTCCATGTTTTAACCAAATATTATGTGCCTTTCGCTTTGactatttattttaagactCATTTAGCATTAACATCAAACAGTGTCATTCTGTAGTTTATTAAAATTACAAAATGCTAATGCTCTTCTACTCTTATGTGTGATTATATTTTCAATGTACAAagaatgtaaaaatgttgatgttCTTATCTTTGAGAAGACGCTTACATTGAAACTTCACATACAGATtagttttttatgtttatttgaaatctttgttgtatatttataacCTCAGTTGATTTAACCTTCAGGGAGAAGGAGAACAACATCCTCATGAAACTAACTAGGTTCACAAggacacgtttttttttgttcttccttttttacATTGTCGGTAATTGATGACAATTTATTGTGTAAAAATGGCATTTAATGTCTACTACTATAATAATTGATAGTCTCTATACTGTCTTCCTTTTGTTAGCAATAGGCAGAAATTGGTCTTGGTTCTGCATGTGCCAAATCTGATTTTAAAAGGGTAAATTAACATGAAAGCACAACAGaatagaaacattaaaaagagcAACAAGTAATCAGTGGTGGGGGCTCAAGGATAGAGATTCaaggataaaaataaataaatgataataaataaaccgattttaataacaaataaaggCATTGTTTCAATGGATGTTCTTGTCTTTAGTGATAGTCTTGATGGCAGGCAAGGTTTTTGGGAGATTTCAAATAAGCTATATAGTTATATGATCGGATCAGTCAGCTGATTTAATCCTGTCTTCTTTTCCATACTGTGGGAAACTAAGTGACAGCCAAAGGGCATTAACAGATGGGATGACCTTTACTCTCAATAGCCATTAGCCATCAGCTGATTCAAACTGATATTTGATATGACTTTAATCCATATCCCATCCAacacttaaaaaatgacacaagaCCTATGTTTAGATTTGATTAAATCAGCACATATAAAACTTTGTGGTAACAAAGTTACACTTTTCGTTCTTTTTATGAGTTCACTTGGGTGATGAGACAGAGGGCACCAAATCTGAATCTAAGGACATCCATTAACCCCGCCCCCTTTTCCTGCTGCCAGCCAATCAGACCCCGGAGTCA
The DNA window shown above is from Eleginops maclovinus isolate JMC-PN-2008 ecotype Puerto Natales chromosome 23, JC_Emac_rtc_rv5, whole genome shotgun sequence and carries:
- the slc25a43 gene encoding solute carrier family 25 member 43 translates to MASVKKDDRLTSSQSLMCVGFAGFFSKTVTSPLEVVRIKSQVGTFHCKRGFLHSFLLIYQNEGLRGFWKGNLASCLRLVPYTAVHLTTYKKLVHLHMDELGFISQWRAILAGGLAGAVAALTTYPLEVAETRLIAQNCRQPVYMGVVHTISKIYRNEGLLALYRGFSLTLLGAIPFSIGCYAVHMNLDQLWQEPPFRFTPLQNFINGCLAAGVAQTLSYPFETVKRKMQAQSARLPHFGGVDVHFSGMMDCFIQVVKNKGVLSLWNGLTANTIKIVPYFGLLFTCFEMCKQVSLYRNGYIVSPLSYKLAPGVDQSLGPYELEEAKRYLKNRNFESGESSLGKCW